A single uncultured Methanolobus sp. DNA region contains:
- a CDS encoding flavodoxin family protein, producing MKTLVTYLTQTGNTQKIAEAIYGELKGEKDIKPINEVANLEGYDLAFIGFPVMQFDIPAKVKSFITDKTAGKNVAIFMTHAVPEGFEAIHSWTGSAAQAAAGANFLGSFDCQGELAQPVIDMLLQAEDPQMKAFGEMGPSTKGQPDQSRVQKAKEFAKEIQAKL from the coding sequence ATGAAGACACTTGTTACATACCTGACCCAGACTGGAAACACACAGAAGATCGCAGAAGCCATTTACGGTGAACTTAAAGGCGAGAAAGACATCAAACCGATCAATGAAGTTGCAAACCTCGAAGGCTACGACCTTGCATTTATTGGCTTCCCTGTAATGCAGTTCGACATTCCTGCAAAGGTAAAGTCATTCATAACCGACAAGACCGCTGGCAAGAACGTTGCTATTTTCATGACACACGCTGTTCCTGAAGGCTTTGAGGCAATCCACTCATGGACTGGCTCAGCTGCCCAGGCCGCAGCAGGCGCAAACTTCCTTGGTTCATTTGACTGCCAGGGAGAACTCGCACAGCCTGTTATCGACATGCTCCTTCAGGCAGAAGACCCACAGATGAAAGCATTCGGTGAAATGGGCCCATCAACAAAGGGTCAGCCTGACCAGTCCCGTGTCCAGAAGGCAAAGGAATTCGCAAAAGAGATTCAGGCAAAATTATAA
- a CDS encoding PKD domain-containing protein, whose amino-acid sequence MMKNKLTVLIFIFFLLALTGFADAETISNPEIIAENNHIKIESGETLIVNSEESLVIESGGSLTVEAGGTIEFASGSQIEIYGTLTNYGKIINYGTINNYGNIVNYDYQRIPGIINNYGIINNYKNIKNYSIINGGFNNAPKAVIGAPEKVLVNTSTTIYGTNSSDEDGFIVHYIWDFGDGDTASNSNGICSHIYRKTGTYIITLTVKDNFSALNSNTLTLIVADSLEEKTFFSALTQEGSITENVAEAASIITPTSTTSALSMDFSSFVPPIIAILVLFLVLNIKVKK is encoded by the coding sequence ATGATGAAAAACAAATTAACAGTCCTGATATTTATTTTCTTTCTGCTGGCATTAACCGGATTTGCAGATGCAGAAACAATATCGAATCCAGAGATAATAGCCGAGAACAATCACATCAAAATAGAATCAGGTGAGACTCTTATTGTGAATTCAGAAGAGAGTCTTGTAATTGAATCCGGTGGAAGTCTTACAGTAGAAGCCGGAGGAACAATTGAATTTGCTTCCGGTTCACAGATTGAGATATACGGAACTCTCACAAATTATGGTAAAATAATAAACTATGGAACGATCAACAATTACGGAAACATCGTAAATTATGATTACCAGCGGATTCCGGGAATAATCAACAATTATGGAATCATTAATAATTACAAGAATATCAAAAACTACAGTATAATCAATGGTGGATTCAACAACGCTCCTAAAGCCGTGATTGGAGCTCCTGAAAAAGTCCTTGTAAATACAAGCACAACAATTTACGGAACAAACTCAAGTGACGAGGACGGTTTTATTGTTCATTACATATGGGATTTCGGAGATGGAGACACTGCAAGCAACAGTAATGGGATTTGTTCCCACATTTACCGAAAAACAGGAACCTATATAATTACATTAACAGTCAAGGACAATTTTAGTGCACTGAACTCCAACACTCTGACTTTAATAGTTGCAGATAGCCTGGAGGAAAAAACATTTTTCTCTGCATTGACACAGGAAGGCAGCATCACGGAAAATGTTGCAGAAGCCGCATCAATTATAACCCCTACATCAACTACAAGCGCACTAAGTATGGATTTCTCATCTTTCGTACCTCCTATAATTGCTATATTGGTTTTGTTTTTGGTTCTCAACATCAAAGTTAAAAAGTAA